Proteins from a genomic interval of Dehalococcoidia bacterium:
- the ruvA gene encoding Holliday junction branch migration protein RuvA, translating to MIAGIEGKLISRNASGAVIKVGGVSFHIQVPASTLSALGNTGSTVSLYTNMQVREDSIALYGFATEEELETFRVLLTVTGVGPRVALSVLSALNPGQLALAVSSGNADMLSHIPGVGKKTASRLLLELKDKMGGITVGTASAEGNDLTAALLGLGYSPSEVASAVAALPVSPDMTLEEKIRLALQQFSGK from the coding sequence ATGATAGCAGGAATTGAAGGAAAGCTGATCTCCCGCAACGCCTCCGGGGCTGTGATTAAGGTTGGAGGCGTCAGCTTCCATATCCAGGTGCCCGCCTCCACGCTGAGCGCGCTGGGCAACACGGGCAGCACGGTCTCGCTATACACGAACATGCAGGTCAGAGAGGACAGCATCGCTCTGTACGGGTTCGCCACCGAGGAGGAACTGGAGACCTTCCGTGTCCTGCTCACCGTCACCGGCGTCGGGCCCCGGGTGGCGCTCTCCGTGCTTTCGGCGCTGAACCCGGGCCAGCTTGCGCTGGCGGTCTCCAGCGGCAACGCCGACATGCTGAGCCACATACCCGGCGTGGGCAAAAAGACGGCCAGCCGTCTGCTGCTGGAACTCAAGGACAAGATGGGAGGCATCACTGTCGGAACCGCCTCAGCCGAGGGCAACGACCTCACAGCGGCGCTGCTGGGATTGGGCTACTCGCCGTCCGAGGTGGCCTCCGCCGTCGCCGCGCTTCCGGTATCGCCCGATATGACGCTAGAGGAGAAGATACGGCTGGCGCTGCAACAATTCTCCGGCAAATGA
- a CDS encoding methyltransferase domain-containing protein, whose translation MDDNLLSLLACPDCGSSDLAFDSGERLVCAACKATFPIINNVPQMLPSGLAKSLESKEEYTGRLMTATRAGERPTDPANLETDRLMWEHHLYDVGKESIFTNAVAAEIFIAYAEKGASDLCRRVRDICGGVSGKKLLYVGSGNDRLVSLPLQNEGALMVNLDIVNESMQDLMNWGAKTCVCGDIRQLPFREDSFDVVFSKGSLHHSQPIDEPLQSMIRVCRKGGHIVLVEPNKLVTLPRSRLPKGFAVPTPYEHHLSSRDIVKILKTKGVDDIHTEAFTHAPPGTPKLAARIWNWKGRAMPWLFKHFAFEFLVRGQKKL comes from the coding sequence ATGGACGATAACCTTCTTTCCCTTTTAGCCTGCCCCGATTGCGGCTCCAGTGATCTTGCGTTCGATTCCGGCGAGCGACTGGTCTGCGCTGCGTGCAAAGCAACGTTTCCGATAATTAACAACGTGCCGCAGATGCTGCCGTCCGGACTGGCGAAGTCGCTTGAATCTAAGGAAGAATACACCGGCAGGCTGATGACGGCGACACGGGCGGGAGAGCGCCCCACCGATCCGGCGAACCTCGAGACCGACCGGCTCATGTGGGAGCACCACCTGTACGACGTTGGCAAAGAGTCTATCTTCACCAACGCCGTGGCGGCGGAGATATTCATTGCATACGCCGAGAAGGGCGCGAGCGACCTGTGCCGACGGGTGAGGGATATTTGCGGAGGCGTCTCTGGCAAGAAGCTGCTTTACGTAGGCAGCGGTAACGACAGACTGGTTTCCCTGCCGCTTCAGAACGAAGGCGCTCTCATGGTTAACCTCGATATAGTCAACGAGTCGATGCAGGACCTGATGAACTGGGGAGCCAAAACCTGCGTCTGCGGCGACATACGCCAACTGCCCTTCCGCGAGGATTCTTTCGATGTAGTATTCTCCAAAGGCTCACTGCACCACTCACAGCCTATCGACGAACCGCTGCAATCGATGATACGAGTATGCAGGAAGGGCGGTCACATAGTCCTGGTCGAGCCGAACAAGTTAGTCACCCTGCCGCGCTCGCGCCTGCCGAAAGGGTTCGCCGTGCCCACGCCGTACGAGCACCACCTGTCGAGCCGGGACATCGTTAAGATATTAAAGACTAAAGGTGTCGACGATATTCATACGGAGGCCTTTACCCACGCGCCGCCGGGAACGCCGAAGCTCGCAGCACGCATCTGGAATTGGAAGGGACGCGCCATGCCGTGGCTCTTCAAACACTTCGCCTTCGAGTTCCTCGTGCGCGGACAAAAGAAGCTATAA
- a CDS encoding radical SAM protein — MKIAFVYIDPSYQHMGPFHVGIASLIAYLKQGGHECQFFHLLGDTPDEKYVEFLKKNRPDIAAFSLITNAFPHLAPLAALTKQHSDARVICGGAHPMLYPEEVIKIDGVDMVGIGEGEGVLLDLCDRMQSGGDISDIPNLWLKRGGDIVRNPLRPLIDDLDTLPFPDREVMPFADSFDLNFMKRGVFMASRGCPFNCAYCCSPAMKRMYGGEKYIRFRSVDNLIEEVERVTKDFPQIEYHVFHDDLLPMKKDWFAEFTKQYSRRIRKPFEMNCHPNLMDKDIAVMAKSAGCALIRFGIESGNEKIRRDILDRHMPNQRIRDAFRCCDEVDIKTLSYNMVGLPHETRKQILDTVKMNAAVKPRVVHVSIFYPYPGTGAFERCKQEGLLTDKFIDSYYEDSVLEQPCISTDQVRAMKDRFEPLVRTYSRCRDVPAPFDKLGEKLIDLGVLAATERCVLRLKHRLSRGKAPGERISGGTCYAVHDGEVKVWEKK; from the coding sequence ATGAAAATCGCTTTTGTCTACATCGATCCGAGCTACCAGCACATGGGGCCGTTCCACGTCGGAATAGCTTCTCTTATCGCCTACCTCAAACAAGGCGGTCACGAGTGTCAGTTCTTCCACCTGCTGGGCGACACCCCGGATGAGAAATACGTTGAATTCCTCAAGAAGAACCGCCCCGATATCGCGGCATTTTCGCTGATAACGAACGCCTTCCCTCATCTCGCACCGCTGGCCGCGCTCACCAAACAGCACAGCGACGCCAGGGTAATCTGCGGCGGGGCCCATCCCATGCTCTATCCGGAGGAGGTAATCAAGATCGACGGCGTGGATATGGTCGGTATCGGCGAGGGCGAGGGCGTTCTACTTGATCTGTGCGACCGCATGCAAAGCGGCGGCGACATATCCGACATACCGAACTTATGGCTCAAGCGCGGCGGCGATATCGTACGCAACCCGCTGCGCCCGCTCATCGACGACCTGGACACGCTGCCCTTCCCCGATCGCGAGGTGATGCCCTTCGCCGACAGCTTCGACCTGAACTTCATGAAGCGCGGCGTCTTTATGGCCTCGCGCGGCTGCCCATTCAATTGCGCCTACTGCTGCAGCCCGGCCATGAAGCGCATGTACGGGGGAGAGAAATACATCCGCTTCCGCAGCGTGGACAACCTCATCGAGGAAGTGGAACGGGTCACGAAGGATTTCCCTCAGATCGAGTACCATGTATTCCACGACGACCTGCTGCCGATGAAGAAGGACTGGTTCGCCGAGTTCACAAAGCAATACAGCCGCCGCATCAGGAAACCGTTCGAGATGAATTGTCATCCGAACCTTATGGATAAAGACATAGCCGTCATGGCCAAGTCCGCCGGATGCGCGCTTATACGTTTCGGAATCGAGAGCGGCAATGAGAAGATACGCCGCGACATCCTGGACCGACACATGCCCAACCAGCGCATCCGCGACGCCTTCCGCTGCTGCGACGAGGTGGATATCAAGACGCTGAGCTACAACATGGTCGGCCTGCCCCACGAGACCAGGAAACAGATACTGGACACGGTCAAGATGAACGCCGCGGTCAAGCCCAGGGTCGTCCACGTCTCGATATTCTATCCCTATCCCGGCACCGGGGCTTTCGAGCGCTGCAAGCAGGAGGGGCTGCTGACCGATAAGTTCATCGACAGCTACTACGAGGACAGCGTGCTGGAGCAGCCCTGCATATCAACCGACCAGGTGCGGGCGATGAAGGACCGCTTCGAGCCGCTGGTTCGCACATACTCGCGGTGCCGCGACGTGCCCGCGCCATTCGATAAGCTGGGCGAAAAGCTCATCGACCTCGGAGTGCTGGCGGCCACCGAACGTTGTGTGCTGAGATTAAAGCATAGACTTTCCCGCGGGAAAGCGCCCGGCGAAAGGATCTCCGGCGGCACATGCTACGCTGTCCACGACGGCGAGGTCAAGGTCTGGGAAAAGAAATAA
- a CDS encoding Holliday junction resolvase-like protein, whose product MDAVAYAVFSIVIIALIIVIIALVRRPRQAETPDIKGMEQKLLYALASQSSVKEIRDLLEGIPRDVVQSIIASTSKRSGKLNELMAALEMTKYDRLFYMGSPIDFVGVKYDEGVDFIEVKSGKSRLSEDEKKLRDLIEAGKVFYVPLKVERIAIAEEIDTGE is encoded by the coding sequence ATGGATGCTGTTGCCTATGCTGTATTCTCCATAGTCATCATAGCTTTAATCATCGTAATCATCGCTCTGGTGCGGCGCCCCCGGCAAGCTGAGACGCCCGACATAAAAGGCATGGAGCAAAAGCTGCTCTATGCCCTCGCCTCACAGTCGTCGGTCAAAGAGATACGCGATCTGCTCGAAGGCATCCCGCGCGACGTGGTGCAGTCTATCATCGCCAGCACCAGCAAGCGCTCCGGCAAGCTCAACGAGCTCATGGCCGCGCTGGAGATGACCAAGTACGACCGCCTCTTTTACATGGGCTCGCCCATCGATTTTGTCGGCGTGAAATACGACGAAGGCGTCGACTTCATCGAGGTCAAGTCCGGCAAATCGCGCCTGAGCGAGGATGAGAAGAAGCTGCGAGACCTCATCGAGGCGGGCAAGGTATTCTATGTGCCGCTCAAGGTCGAGCGCATCGCCATCGCGGAGGAGATCGATACCGGAGAATAG
- a CDS encoding AAA family ATPase produces the protein MFLKKATIDHNRFPTREAYPFNLEIFQRTSSLEFNTPVTIFAGENGTGKSTLLTALCRKCNIYMWEGEYRRRCTNNPYENMLDSALDIEWLDDSVPGSFFSPELFRHFSQLVDEWAESSPGLLDYFGGKSLLIQSHGQSCLSYFKARFKIKGIHFLDEPEAALSPASQVEFVKVITEMGEAGIAQFFISTHSPIIMSCKQAAIYSFDKIPIELISYRDTSHYRIYKDFFSSH, from the coding sequence GTGTTTTTGAAGAAAGCGACCATTGATCATAACCGGTTCCCGACAAGAGAGGCCTATCCGTTCAATCTTGAAATATTCCAGCGCACTTCTTCTCTTGAATTCAACACCCCGGTAACCATCTTCGCCGGGGAGAACGGCACGGGAAAATCGACCCTTCTCACGGCATTATGCCGTAAGTGCAACATCTATATGTGGGAAGGCGAGTATCGACGAAGATGCACCAACAACCCCTATGAAAATATGCTGGATAGCGCCCTGGATATAGAATGGCTCGACGATTCAGTGCCGGGGTCGTTCTTTTCTCCCGAGCTGTTCCGCCACTTTTCCCAGCTTGTCGATGAATGGGCCGAGTCAAGCCCGGGGCTGCTTGATTATTTCGGAGGCAAATCCTTGTTGATACAGTCCCACGGGCAATCATGCTTATCCTATTTTAAGGCGCGTTTTAAGATAAAGGGTATACATTTCCTCGACGAGCCCGAGGCCGCCCTGTCGCCGGCCAGCCAGGTGGAGTTCGTGAAGGTCATCACCGAGATGGGCGAGGCGGGTATAGCTCAGTTCTTTATTTCCACACACTCGCCGATAATCATGTCCTGTAAGCAGGCGGCAATATACAGCTTTGACAAAATTCCAATCGAACTCATCTCCTACCGGGACACCAGTCATTACCGTATCTATAAGGATTTTTTCAGCAGCCATTAA
- a CDS encoding protease inhibitor I42 family protein: protein MNMTKAAAAILLAILLAGAACSCKSASTEPQPTPTPTVTPTAAANELYIDASYNGNQVALAAGKQLIVTLNSNGPAGYTWNLSAISDTNVIHKVRNTYEAPAGGLPISTWYFEALAAGTATISMQEFRASEPEPVNIFEIIVIVE from the coding sequence ATGAATATGACAAAGGCGGCGGCAGCGATTCTTCTGGCGATTCTTCTGGCGGGCGCAGCCTGTAGCTGCAAGAGCGCTTCGACCGAGCCGCAGCCGACGCCGACGCCGACAGTTACACCAACGGCGGCGGCTAATGAATTATATATAGACGCCTCTTATAACGGCAACCAGGTCGCTCTGGCCGCGGGAAAACAGCTCATCGTAACGCTGAATTCTAATGGTCCGGCCGGCTATACGTGGAACCTCTCGGCGATAAGCGACACGAACGTCATACACAAGGTGCGGAACACCTACGAGGCGCCTGCAGGCGGCCTTCCTATATCGACATGGTACTTCGAAGCCCTGGCGGCGGGCACGGCCACGATATCGATGCAGGAATTCAGGGCGTCGGAGCCGGAGCCGGTGAACATTTTCGAAATCATTGTAATAGTTGAATAG
- a CDS encoding protease inhibitor I42 family protein, with the protein MKALKILAAVVLGLTLVTSVACSGESESPSTTPTPTVTGVNVDDSDSGGEKTLAVGDLLIVTLDSNATTGYSWNLSEISDAAIIRYVSDEYVAPEQSDPPVVGAPGEEVWTFEALAAGTAAISMRYIQPWMPDADPAETFDITVIVE; encoded by the coding sequence ATGAAAGCTTTGAAAATATTAGCCGCGGTCGTACTGGGATTAACTCTCGTCACGAGCGTCGCGTGTAGCGGCGAAAGCGAGTCACCTTCGACCACGCCAACACCTACGGTCACAGGAGTAAACGTAGACGACTCCGATTCCGGCGGTGAGAAGACGCTCGCGGTCGGCGACCTTCTTATCGTAACGCTGGACTCCAACGCGACGACCGGCTACTCATGGAATCTCTCAGAGATAAGCGACGCCGCTATTATCCGGTATGTAAGCGACGAATACGTAGCGCCGGAGCAGAGCGACCCTCCCGTGGTAGGAGCCCCCGGCGAGGAAGTCTGGACATTCGAGGCGCTCGCTGCCGGCACCGCCGCGATATCGATGAGATACATCCAGCCCTGGATGCCGGATGCCGATCCTGCCGAAACCTTCGATATCACGGTGATAGTAGAATAG
- the rimO gene encoding 30S ribosomal protein S12 methylthiotransferase RimO gives MPRKAFHIVSLGCAKNTVDSESMAQLLVRAGHKRVGQPGRAGIIIVNTCGFIGPAKEESINTLCGLASKKRDGQLLIAAGCLTQRYGEEVAKQVPGVDGILGTRRWMDIVQVVDRLRERGSIEPVCHLPATATIGRDERDTVRASASGGSAYLKIADGCRRPCSFCAIPLIKGPPVSRPIDAILNDARILRDRGVRELVLIAQDTTDYGHDLGMKDGLTVLLEKLIDAVPDIDWIRIMYAYPGRISDRLIDIMAGRKQILPYIDLPLQHADPRTLRRMKRPSNIDNVRKTLARMREAMPGLAVRTTFLVGYPGETEEEFRTLLDFVREMRFDRLGAFKFSFEPGTPAESLGDPIPEEVKTERLDRLMSLQQDMSLQVNRTFVGRTLDVLVEGCDNGITVGRSYRDAPEVDGLVITEGEADTGQMVRVKITDAMPYDLRGKFTRN, from the coding sequence ATGCCGCGAAAAGCATTTCACATAGTCTCGCTCGGCTGCGCCAAAAATACCGTCGACTCGGAATCGATGGCACAGCTTCTGGTCCGCGCCGGGCATAAACGCGTCGGGCAGCCGGGGCGGGCCGGAATCATCATCGTCAACACCTGCGGATTCATCGGCCCGGCAAAAGAAGAATCTATCAACACGTTGTGCGGCCTGGCCTCGAAAAAGCGCGACGGCCAGCTGCTCATCGCGGCGGGCTGTCTGACACAGCGCTACGGCGAGGAGGTGGCTAAGCAGGTGCCCGGCGTCGACGGCATACTCGGCACGCGGCGCTGGATGGACATCGTCCAGGTAGTAGATCGACTGAGAGAGAGAGGCTCCATCGAACCCGTATGCCACCTGCCGGCAACTGCGACGATTGGCCGTGACGAGCGCGATACGGTTCGTGCAAGCGCCTCCGGCGGCAGCGCTTATCTCAAGATAGCGGACGGCTGCCGCAGGCCGTGCTCCTTCTGCGCCATCCCCCTCATCAAGGGGCCGCCCGTAAGCCGTCCGATAGATGCGATACTGAACGACGCCCGCATCCTGCGCGACAGGGGCGTGCGCGAGCTGGTTCTGATCGCACAGGACACCACCGATTACGGACACGACCTCGGTATGAAGGACGGTTTGACTGTATTGTTGGAGAAACTAATCGACGCCGTTCCCGATATCGACTGGATCCGCATCATGTACGCATACCCCGGCCGTATCAGCGATCGCCTCATCGATATCATGGCCGGGCGCAAACAGATTCTGCCATATATCGATCTGCCGCTGCAGCACGCCGACCCGAGGACGTTGCGGCGTATGAAGCGGCCATCTAATATCGACAATGTGCGCAAGACACTCGCCAGGATGAGAGAAGCGATGCCGGGGCTGGCGGTACGCACGACGTTTCTTGTCGGATACCCCGGAGAGACTGAGGAAGAGTTCCGTACGCTACTCGACTTTGTACGGGAGATGCGCTTCGACCGACTCGGAGCCTTCAAGTTCTCCTTTGAGCCGGGCACCCCCGCCGAGTCACTGGGAGACCCCATACCGGAAGAGGTTAAGACGGAGCGCCTGGATAGGCTGATGTCGCTGCAGCAGGACATGTCCTTGCAGGTAAACCGGACATTCGTGGGACGGACGCTCGATGTGCTGGTGGAGGGCTGTGATAACGGCATCACCGTGGGCCGATCCTACCGCGACGCGCCCGAGGTCGACGGGCTGGTTATTACCGAAGGGGAGGCGGATACTGGACAGATGGTACGAGTCAAAATCACAGACGCAATGCCCTACGACCTGAGAGGAAAATTCACCCGTAATTGA
- the uvrB gene encoding excinuclease ABC subunit UvrB, whose product MPDFRIVSDFKPTGDQPQAIEKLADGLARGLKHQTLLGVTGSGKTFTMANIIERVQRPTLIMSHNKTLAAQLASELREFFPDNAVEYFVSYYDYYQPEAYVPQTDTYIEKETDINEEIDKLRHASTRALLSRRDVVIVASVSCIYGLGSPEEYKSFVLSLKKGQTIKPETVSRKLVAMQYERNDIDFTRGRFRLRGDTLEVQPAYEELAVRVEFFGDTIERLVEVDPLTGELLAEREEVDIYPAKHFVLSPDKMNAAMDDIRAELKERLAGLKEQGKFLEAARLESRTNYDLEMMGEVGYCTGIENYSRHLLRRAPGSPPWTLIDYFPNDYLLIIDESHMTLPQIRGMYHGDRSRKQTLVDYGFRLPSALDNRPLNFEEFEEHVNQVIYASATPGPYEYEHSRRIAEQLIRPTGLLEPSIEVKPTKNQIDDLMEQIRIRVKRGERCLVTTMTKRMAEQLAEYLKEMGIKTHYLHSEIDTLERIDILRDLRLGIYDVVVGINLLREGLDLPEVSLVAILDADNEGFLRSRDSLIQTMGRAARHIEGNVIMYADTITGSMQAAMDEVQRRRTLQVAYNEANGITPQGIKKAIKDISDRIAAVAETRAPYQVSALPKDEQLRLIKDLESQMKQAAKNLEFEKAALLRDRIIEMRRAME is encoded by the coding sequence ATGCCGGATTTCAGAATAGTATCAGACTTCAAGCCCACAGGGGACCAGCCTCAGGCTATAGAGAAGCTGGCCGACGGACTCGCGCGCGGACTCAAGCACCAGACGTTGCTCGGTGTCACCGGCAGCGGCAAGACATTCACCATGGCCAACATCATCGAGCGGGTGCAGCGCCCCACACTAATCATGTCACATAACAAAACCCTGGCCGCGCAACTCGCTAGCGAACTTAGGGAGTTCTTCCCGGATAACGCCGTGGAATACTTCGTCAGCTACTATGATTACTACCAGCCAGAGGCCTACGTCCCGCAGACCGACACGTATATAGAAAAAGAGACCGACATCAACGAGGAGATCGACAAGCTGCGCCACGCCTCGACCAGGGCGCTTTTGAGCCGGCGCGATGTCGTCATCGTAGCCTCCGTGTCCTGCATCTACGGCCTGGGCTCGCCGGAGGAATACAAAAGCTTTGTGCTGAGCTTGAAGAAAGGGCAAACGATAAAGCCGGAGACGGTATCCCGCAAGCTGGTCGCCATGCAGTACGAGCGCAACGATATCGACTTCACCAGAGGCCGCTTCCGCCTGCGCGGCGATACGCTGGAGGTGCAGCCGGCCTACGAGGAGCTGGCGGTACGGGTGGAGTTCTTCGGCGATACCATCGAGCGATTGGTTGAGGTGGACCCGCTGACCGGCGAACTGCTGGCCGAGCGCGAAGAAGTCGATATCTACCCCGCCAAGCACTTCGTTCTATCCCCGGACAAGATGAATGCGGCGATGGACGATATTCGCGCGGAGCTGAAGGAGCGGCTGGCCGGGCTAAAGGAGCAGGGCAAGTTCCTGGAAGCGGCCAGGCTGGAATCCAGGACAAACTACGACCTCGAGATGATGGGCGAGGTCGGCTACTGCACCGGTATAGAGAATTACTCGCGGCACCTGCTGCGGCGGGCGCCGGGCAGCCCGCCATGGACTCTGATCGACTACTTTCCCAACGATTATCTGCTCATTATCGACGAGTCGCACATGACACTGCCGCAGATACGCGGCATGTATCACGGCGACAGGTCGCGCAAGCAGACGCTCGTCGACTACGGGTTCCGCCTCCCCTCGGCGCTGGACAACCGCCCTCTGAACTTCGAGGAGTTCGAGGAACACGTTAATCAGGTTATATACGCCTCCGCAACGCCGGGGCCGTACGAATACGAGCACAGCCGGCGTATCGCCGAGCAACTGATAAGGCCCACCGGCCTGCTGGAGCCGTCGATAGAGGTCAAGCCGACGAAAAATCAAATCGACGACCTGATGGAGCAGATAAGGATTCGCGTCAAGCGCGGGGAGCGCTGCCTGGTGACTACCATGACCAAGCGCATGGCCGAGCAGCTTGCGGAATACCTGAAGGAGATGGGGATAAAGACGCACTACCTGCACTCGGAGATCGATACGCTGGAACGAATCGACATCCTGCGCGACCTGCGGCTTGGAATTTACGACGTGGTTGTCGGAATCAATCTTTTACGGGAAGGGCTCGACCTGCCCGAGGTCAGCCTGGTGGCGATACTGGATGCCGATAACGAAGGCTTTTTACGGTCGCGCGACTCGCTGATACAGACCATGGGCCGCGCCGCGCGCCATATCGAAGGCAACGTCATCATGTACGCGGACACAATCACCGGATCCATGCAGGCGGCCATGGACGAGGTGCAGCGCAGGAGAACGCTTCAGGTTGCGTACAACGAGGCCAACGGCATCACGCCGCAGGGCATCAAGAAAGCGATCAAGGATATCAGCGACCGCATCGCCGCCGTAGCCGAGACCCGCGCCCCTTACCAGGTCAGCGCGCTCCCCAAAGACGAGCAGCTCCGCCTGATCAAAGACCTGGAATCGCAGATGAAACAGGCGGCAAAGAACCTCGAATTCGAGAAGGCGGCGCTGCTAAGGGACCGTATCATCGAGATGCGGAGGGCCATGGAATGA
- a CDS encoding YkgJ family cysteine cluster protein: protein MSLVEIDLYSMTEAKAESFINEMREKSLALVTFLPFSEKGMQIFRKHFMCLRCGQCCNGIILHEKGIAITSRELNRLKRYRKAKVLRQMLLTRNDGTLALKLPCPFYNEHKKPTCTIYEDRPSICKTYPLDEPVPIGPEERLCITVDPYCPAACNLFKDVVSMLRSHL, encoded by the coding sequence ATGAGTCTCGTAGAAATCGATTTGTACTCCATGACAGAAGCAAAAGCTGAATCCTTCATAAACGAAATGAGGGAAAAAAGCTTGGCGTTAGTAACATTTTTACCATTTTCTGAAAAAGGTATGCAAATATTTCGAAAACACTTCATGTGTCTAAGATGTGGCCAATGCTGCAATGGTATTATACTGCACGAGAAGGGGATAGCTATTACCTCAAGGGAATTAAATAGGTTGAAGCGATATCGAAAAGCTAAAGTTCTTAGACAAATGTTATTAACTAGGAATGACGGTACTCTTGCATTGAAACTACCTTGCCCGTTCTATAATGAGCACAAGAAGCCTACTTGCACAATTTACGAAGATCGCCCTTCTATTTGCAAAACATACCCTCTGGACGAGCCTGTGCCTATAGGGCCAGAAGAGCGTCTCTGCATAACTGTAGATCCTTATTGTCCAGCAGCATGTAATCTCTTTAAAGACGTAGTCTCCATGTTAAGAAGTCATCTTTGA